A genome region from Triticum aestivum cultivar Chinese Spring chromosome 2B, IWGSC CS RefSeq v2.1, whole genome shotgun sequence includes the following:
- the LOC123044850 gene encoding mediator of RNA polymerase II transcription subunit 33A isoform X4: MNSVITIELIGHLLHDKVITRILSLARENMQTQWGLFTYRLQLLVANSSTLQASTMSLEAFQQLILDDHNVHGENKHSLHKKFHPMVASNPLSSPNGHCLGGSYSALWTPIDMYLEDCLDGSIAATNSIEILSGLVKALQAVNRSSWHDAFMALWIASVRLVQREREPIEGPVPHLETRLCMLLSIATLAIADIIEEADSRRGETDLSSHWKQKTATDDLRKELMLSLQALGDYESLLVPPPCIISAANQAASKAAMLVSGINSGSGYMESINETGNMRHLIVESCISRNLLDTSVYYWPGYINGHVNSMSHAIPSQLAGWAAFMKGTPLTQSLVSVLVSSPASSLAELEKLFEVAVNGSDDDKVSAATVLCGATLLRGWNFQEHTVRLVVKLLSHSDPADYSGRESQLIKHGPMLNVILTGISPVDYAPIFSFHGLVPELATVLMAICEVFGCLSPSVSWTLGAGEEISAHTVFSNAFILLLRLWKFNHPPLEYCIMGDGAPVGSQLTPEYLLLLRNSQVLSASSSSKSRSSQKQLPVTSSRSSQNPIFMDSFPKLKLWYRQHQACLASPLSGLAHGTPVHNIVDSLLNLMFRKANKGSTSIGSVSGSSSISNSSGPGGDGSHLWPQLPAWEILEAVPFVVDAALTACSHGRLFPRELATGLKDLADFLPASTATIVSYFSAEVTRGVWKPAFMNGTDWPSPAANLSMVEEHIKKIVAATGVDVPRLATGGTTLGRLPLPLAAFVSLTITYKLDKASERFLNLAGPALENLAASCPWPSMAIVAALWTQKVKRWSDFLVFSASRTVFHHNNDAVVQLLRSCFTSILGMSSTSLCCCGGVASLLGHGFGSHCSGGLSPVAPGILYLRIFRCIKDCSILAEDILSLLMLSVKDIAETTVSRHGSDKLKRTKYAMGHGQISLATAMTQVKVAASLGATLVWLSGGTTLVQSLFQEMLPSWFLSVQDLDRGASGGTVYKLGGHALAYFAMYSGMFAWGIDPTPVSRRRERVMRSHLEFLASALDGKISLGCNMSLWRAYVSGFLELVVDRAPCLLHEVDLKVLKKLSIGLRQWKEKELAMAMLCRGGPEAMGIAAELILDSEW, from the exons gcaaactcagtggggaCTATTCACTTATCGGTTACAATTGCTTGTGGCAAACTCATCCACCTTACAAGCTTCGACGATGTCCTTGGAAGCATTTCAGCAGTTGATTCTAGATGACCACAATGTCCATGGCGAAAATAAACATAGTTTGCACAAAAAATTCCACCCCATGGTGGCTTCTAACCCTCTATCTTCTCCAAATGGACATTGCCTTGGTGGTAGTTATTCTGCACTATGGACTCCTATCGATATGTATCTTGAGGATTGCCTTGATGGCTCAATTGCTGCCACAAATTCCATTGAGATTTTAAGTG GTTTGGTCAAGGCACTTCAAGCAGTCAATAGATCCAGCTGGCATGATGCATTCATGGCCCTTTGGATAGCATCAGTTCGCCTTGTACAAAGG gAACGAGAACCGATTGAAGGCCCTGTGCCTCACCTCGAAACACGACTATGCATGCTTTTGTCTATTGCAACACTTGCAATTGCTGACATAATTGAGGAAGCAGATTCACGTCGTGGTGAAACTGACCTCAGCAGTCACTGGaaacaaaaaacagcaactgatgATCTGCGTAAGGAATTGATGTTAAGCTTACAGGCTCTTGGCGATTACGAAAGTCTGCTTGTTCCTCCTCCATGTATCATCTCGGCAGCTAATCAGGCTGCTTCCAAAGCTGCAATGCTTGTTTCAGGAATTAACAGTGGCAGTGGCTACATGGAAAGTATCAATGAAA CTGGAAACATGAGGCACTTGATTGTGGAGTCATGTATCTCAAGAAACTTATTGGATACGTCAGTTTACTATTGGCCTGGTTATATTAATGGTCATGTCAACTCCATGTCTCATGCAATTCCTAGCCAACTTGCTGGGTGGGCGGCCTTCATGAAGGGTACACCATTAACTCAGTCACTGGTTAGTGTGTTGGTCTCAAGTCCTGCTTCAAG CTTAGCAGAGCTCGAAAAGTTATTTGAAGTTGCAGTCAACGGATCAGATGATGATAAGGTGTCTGCTGCTACTGTTCTCTGTGGAGCAACCTTGTTACGAGGTTGGAATTTTCAG GAGCATACAGTTCGCTTAGTCGTTAAACTGCTCTCACATTCTGATCCTGCTGATTATTCTGGTAGAGAGAGCCAGTTAATAAAGCATGGTCCAATGCTTAATGTTATTCTAACTGGAATATCACCCGTAGACTATGCTCCAATCTTCTCATTCCATGGTTTG GTTCCAGAACTGGCTACTGTGCTCATGGCGATATGTGAAGTTTTTGGGTGTCTTTCCCCAAGTGTTTCATGGACGCTGGGAGCAGGGGAGGAAATATCTGCTCACACGGTCTTCTCAAATGCGTTCATTCTTCTGTTAAGACTATGGAAGTTTAATCATCCACCACTTGAATATTGTATAATGGGAGATGGTGCTCCAGTTGGCTCACAACTAACTCCTGAGTATCTTCTGTTATTGAGGAACTCCCAAGTTCTTTCTGCCAGCAGTTCATCCAAAAGTAGAAGCAGCCAGAAGCAATTACCTGTTACTTCAAGTCGATCATCTCAGAACCCTATTTTTATGGATTCTTTTCCGAAGTTGAAATTGTGGTACCGGCAGCACCAAGCTTGCCTGGCCTCGCCTCTCTCTGGACTTGCTCATGGAACACCTGTACATAACATTGTAGACAGCCttctcaacttgatgttcagaaagGCCAACAAAGGAAGTACATCTATTGGTTCTGTATCTGGGAGTAGCAGCATAAGTAACTCCTCTGGTCCTGGTGGTGACGGTTCACATCTTTGGCCCCAGTTACCTGCTTGGGAAATACTAGAAGCTGTTCCATTTGTGGTTGATGCTGCTCTAACTGCTTGCTCCCATGGAAGACTATTTCCGCGTGAACTGGCTACAG GTCTCAAAGATCTAGCTGATTTTCTGCCTGCTTCTACTGCAACAATCGTAAGCTACTTTTCAGCTGAAGTGACACGTGGTGTTTGGAAACCTGCATTCATGAATGGAACAGATTGGCCTAGCCCGGCTGCCAATTTATCCATGGTTGAAGAACATATCAAGAAAATTGTAGCTGCTACTGGCGTTGATGTTCCAAGACTTGCCACAG GGGGAACTACTTTGGGTAGACTTCCATTGCCACTGGCTGCTTTTGTGAGCCTCACCATCACATACAAGCTTGACAAGGCATCCGAACGTTTCCTTAACCTAGCTGGTCCAGCTTTAGAGAATCTTGCTGCTAGCTGCCCTTGGCCAAGCATGGCAATTGTCGCAGCACTGTGGACTCAAAAGGTCAAGCGATGGAGTGATTTTCTAGTCTTTTCAGCATCACGCACAGTCTTCCACCATAACAATGATGCAGTTGTCCAGCTCCTCCGAAGCTGCTTCACTTCTATTCTTGGCATGTCGTCAACATCATTATGCTGTTGCGGAGGTGTTGCTAGCCTTCTGGGTCACGGGTTTGGCTCTCATTGCTCCGGTGGTCTCTCACCAGTTGCACCAGGAATTCTCTACCTCCGGATATTCCGGTGCATCAAGGACTGCTCTATACTTGCAGAAGATATACTTTCCCTGCTGATGCTTTCCGTGAAAGACATAGCTGAGACAACAGTGTCCAGGCATGGATCGGACAAGCTAAAGAGGACCAAGTATGCAATGGGACATGGACAGATCTCTCTTGCTACTGCAATGACACAAGTTAAGGTGGCGGCATCACTTGGAGCGACACTGGTGTGGTTATCAGGCGGTACTACCCTTGTCCAGTCTCTGTTTCAAGAGATGTTGCCCTCTTGGTTCCTTTCTGTGCAGGATCTGGACCGAGGAGCCAGTGGAGGAACGGTATACAAGTTGGGTGGCCATGCACTTGCCTACTTTGCAATGTACTCTGGGATGTTCGCGTGGGGCATCGACCCGACACCAGTGTCCCGGCGTCGAGAGAGGGTTATGCGGTCGCACCTGGAGTTCCTAGCAAGCGCATTGGACGGAAAGATCTCTCTAGGCTGCAACATGTCCCTGTGGCGAGCCTACGTTTCAGGCTTCCTGGAGCTGGTAGTGGACCGCGCCCCCTGCTTGTTGCATGAGGTCGACCTCAAGGTGCTCAAGAAGCTTAGCATTGGGCTCCGGCAGTGGAAAGAGAAGGAGCTTGCCATGGCCATGCTTTGCAGGGGTGGACCGGAGGCAATGGGTATTGCCGCAGAGTTGATATTGGATAGCGAGTGGTGA